The Haladaptatus cibarius D43 genome window below encodes:
- a CDS encoding phosphoglycerol geranylgeranyltransferase translates to MTAPWDDWNHIIKLDPDKTLAGDDTFEDVCETGTDAIEIGGTLDMTREKMQSVIDACAKYDVSLYQEPSNPAVVVDDEALDGYLVPIVLNAGDIAWMTGFHKEWVKMSDVDWERTTTEAYIVMNPDASVAELTDADCDQSAEDVAAYAEIAEQMYGQEIVYIEYSGTFGDPEVVETAQEALDEATLFYGGGIHDYDSAHTMAEHADTIVVGDLVHDEGVEAVRETVEGAKDAKKAHAESA, encoded by the coding sequence ATGACTGCGCCTTGGGACGACTGGAACCATATCATCAAACTCGACCCGGACAAGACCCTCGCGGGTGACGATACCTTCGAGGATGTCTGTGAGACGGGCACCGACGCCATCGAAATCGGTGGCACTCTCGACATGACGCGGGAAAAGATGCAATCCGTCATTGACGCCTGCGCGAAGTACGACGTGTCGCTCTATCAGGAACCGAGCAATCCGGCGGTCGTCGTGGACGACGAGGCACTCGATGGCTATCTCGTTCCCATCGTGCTCAACGCAGGTGACATCGCGTGGATGACCGGTTTCCACAAAGAGTGGGTGAAGATGAGCGACGTCGATTGGGAGAGGACGACTACGGAAGCGTACATCGTCATGAATCCGGACGCGAGCGTCGCGGAGCTCACGGACGCGGACTGCGACCAATCGGCGGAAGACGTTGCCGCATACGCCGAAATCGCAGAACAGATGTACGGCCAAGAAATCGTCTACATCGAATACTCCGGAACCTTTGGCGACCCGGAAGTCGTGGAGACGGCGCAGGAAGCACTGGATGAGGCGACGCTGTTCTACGGCGGCGGCATCCACGACTACGACTCGGCGCACACGATGGCGGAACACGCCGACACCATCGTCGTCGGTGACCTGGTCCACGACGAAGGTGTAGAGGCCGTTCGGGAAACGGTCGAAGGTGCAAAGGACGCGAAGAAGGCGCACGCGGAATCGGCGTAG
- a CDS encoding ABC transporter ATP-binding protein, protein MSVLETSGLTKYYGETRGIEDLNLAVEEGEVFGFLGPNGAGKTTTIRTLLGFISPTEGTASVLGRNACEERELIEAKHHIGYLPSDPGFDEETTGTRFLDYQASLKGDERRDELVELFDPPIERKIGEYSRGNKQKLAIISAFMHDPDLVIMDEPTSGLDPLMQDRFYEFVQSEQERGKTVFFSSHILSEVRKVCDRVGIIRNGRLVTTEDVETLLDRSGKRVRVRTENSVEPSDFDFAGVHDLSVDGEVRFTFTGNYDTLIDHLDQYSLVDLDVEEAPLDEVFMRFYGGEAHA, encoded by the coding sequence ATGTCCGTACTCGAAACAAGCGGCCTGACGAAATACTACGGCGAGACGCGGGGTATCGAAGACCTCAACCTCGCTGTAGAGGAGGGCGAAGTATTCGGCTTCCTCGGCCCGAACGGGGCCGGAAAGACGACGACGATTCGGACGCTACTCGGATTCATCTCCCCGACGGAGGGGACCGCGAGCGTGCTTGGCCGGAACGCCTGCGAGGAACGGGAACTCATCGAGGCCAAACATCACATCGGCTATCTGCCGAGCGACCCCGGGTTCGACGAGGAGACGACCGGAACGAGATTTCTCGACTATCAAGCGTCGCTGAAGGGCGACGAACGACGCGACGAGTTGGTTGAACTGTTCGACCCACCTATCGAGCGGAAAATCGGGGAGTACTCGCGCGGGAACAAGCAGAAACTCGCTATCATTTCGGCGTTCATGCACGACCCAGACCTCGTCATCATGGACGAACCGACCTCCGGCCTCGACCCGCTGATGCAGGACAGATTCTACGAGTTCGTCCAGTCAGAACAGGAGCGAGGCAAAACAGTGTTTTTCTCCAGCCACATCCTGAGCGAAGTGCGAAAGGTGTGTGACAGGGTTGGCATCATCCGCAATGGACGACTCGTGACGACCGAGGATGTCGAGACGCTGCTCGACAGAAGCGGGAAGCGCGTCAGAGTGCGAACCGAAAACAGCGTAGAGCCGAGCGATTTCGATTTCGCAGGAGTCCACGACCTGAGTGTGGATGGTGAAGTTCGATTCACGTTCACCGGGAATTACGACACGCTCATCGACCATCTCGACCAGTACAGTCTGGTCGATTTGGATGTGGAGGAAGCGCCGTTAGACGAAGTGTTCATGCGATTTTACGGCGGTGAGGCCCATGCTTGA
- a CDS encoding ABC transporter permease subunit: MLEVARYEGRKRVKGSLVLGGLLAVMSLAFIGFFPSVTSSGVDLDAYMESMPPALQAAFGEASLTTIEGFLAIEIYQFFWLLLLGVYVAYVAGALIAADEERDRMDVLLAAPVSRVSVVVEKFCSLITPIVVVNIAVPLAVFLGVMLVGESIDLTNLAMVHLLSIPYLLACAAIGLLLSVVAGKADLAQRGGLGAVFGLFLLDSITEAAGMGWVGGLSPTHYYDPTAILVSGEYDWMGALVLLGATVALVAVSAIAFKRRDVR; this comes from the coding sequence ATGCTTGAAGTCGCCCGCTACGAGGGGAGAAAACGGGTGAAAGGGTCACTCGTGCTGGGCGGTCTACTCGCCGTGATGTCGCTCGCATTCATCGGGTTTTTCCCTTCGGTGACGAGTTCCGGTGTGGATTTGGACGCCTACATGGAGAGCATGCCGCCCGCACTTCAGGCGGCGTTCGGCGAAGCTTCGCTGACGACGATAGAGGGCTTTCTGGCGATAGAGATTTACCAGTTCTTCTGGCTCCTGCTCCTCGGCGTCTACGTCGCCTACGTCGCAGGTGCGCTCATCGCGGCAGACGAGGAGCGCGACCGGATGGACGTTCTGCTCGCCGCGCCCGTCTCCCGCGTGAGCGTCGTCGTAGAAAAGTTCTGTTCGCTCATCACGCCGATTGTCGTGGTGAACATCGCCGTCCCGCTCGCCGTTTTTCTGGGCGTCATGCTGGTCGGCGAATCCATCGATTTGACCAATCTGGCGATGGTTCACCTGCTGTCGATTCCGTATCTGTTGGCCTGTGCCGCAATCGGCCTCTTGCTGTCGGTCGTCGCCGGAAAGGCCGACCTCGCACAGCGTGGTGGACTGGGGGCGGTGTTCGGCCTGTTCCTGCTCGATTCGATTACTGAGGCGGCGGGAATGGGATGGGTCGGCGGACTGAGTCCGACGCACTACTACGACCCGACGGCGATTCTCGTGAGTGGCGAGTACGACTGGATGGGCGCGCTCGTTCTGCTCGGGGCAACTGTCGCGCTCGTGGCCGTCAGCGCAATCGCCTTCAAGCGGAGAGACGTTCGATGA
- a CDS encoding TetR/AcrR family transcriptional regulator, protein MRGFDENQRERIRSELIEAGRDLFAQYGLQKTTIADLTDAVGIANGTFYQFFDSKELLYFEVVQREGHEIAEEIIANSLAAEDDPERAIRKFLRALVETMETNPLFERLMVGDEWDKMMRTVDEVSEEEMDARRAESFAHVLPYIEQWQEEEKLRDDDPVAIVGTMGSVKFLVPYREQIGEEYYPIIRDMLIETIAAGLMPQD, encoded by the coding sequence ATGAGGGGATTCGACGAAAACCAACGGGAGCGAATCCGCAGCGAGCTAATCGAGGCGGGGCGCGACCTGTTCGCCCAATACGGACTGCAGAAGACGACGATTGCCGACTTGACTGATGCTGTCGGCATCGCCAACGGAACCTTCTACCAGTTCTTCGATTCGAAGGAACTGCTGTACTTCGAGGTCGTTCAACGGGAAGGCCACGAAATCGCCGAGGAAATAATCGCAAATTCACTCGCCGCCGAAGACGACCCGGAGCGCGCGATTCGGAAGTTCCTCCGTGCATTGGTCGAGACGATGGAAACCAATCCGCTGTTCGAACGGTTGATGGTCGGCGACGAGTGGGACAAAATGATGCGGACAGTGGACGAAGTTTCGGAGGAGGAGATGGATGCACGACGTGCGGAGTCGTTCGCTCACGTACTGCCGTACATCGAACAGTGGCAGGAAGAAGAGAAACTCCGCGACGACGACCCGGTTGCCATCGTTGGCACGATGGGATCGGTGAAGTTCCTTGTCCCGTACCGCGAGCAGATAGGCGAGGAGTATTACCCCATTATCCGCGACATGCTCATCGAAACCATCGCGGCAGGACTGATGCCACAGGACTGA
- the aspS gene encoding aspartate--tRNA(Asn) ligase codes for MQNRTYTADAEPGDTVTVAGWVHEIRDLGGIAFIIVRDTTGKIQVKFEKDKMDDDLVETGLGVNRESVVEITGDVKEEPRAPTDVEIVPREVEVVAAAEPELPLDPSGKVDADLSTRLDNRTLDARKGDVEAVFKIRGEVLRAVREQFRELGCSEINTPKIVATGTEGGTELFPITYFGEEAFMNQSPQLFKQLMVGSGLERVFEIGPIFRAEEHNTPRHLNEATSIDFESAFYDHTEAMDACESVVKAAYEAVAENCQDELDALGVEFEVPEGDFPRLTYEEAIERINATGELDEMLVWGDDLPTEGEKALGEDVGTHYFITDWPSEIKPFYIKDHDGDEELSTGFDMMHPRMELVSGGQREHRYERLVDGFEQQGLDPEAFDYYTKMFKYGMPPHAGWGLGGERLIMTMLGLDNIREAVLFPRDRQRLSP; via the coding sequence ATGCAGAACCGAACCTACACCGCGGATGCAGAACCCGGCGACACAGTCACCGTGGCTGGCTGGGTGCACGAAATCCGCGACCTCGGTGGAATCGCTTTCATCATCGTCCGCGACACGACCGGCAAGATTCAGGTCAAGTTCGAGAAGGACAAGATGGACGACGACCTCGTGGAAACCGGCCTCGGCGTCAACCGCGAGAGCGTCGTCGAGATTACGGGCGATGTGAAAGAGGAGCCACGCGCACCGACTGACGTAGAAATCGTCCCGAGGGAAGTCGAAGTCGTCGCGGCCGCGGAACCCGAGCTGCCGCTCGACCCCAGCGGAAAGGTCGACGCAGACCTCTCGACGCGACTGGACAACCGAACCCTCGACGCACGAAAAGGCGACGTGGAAGCCGTCTTCAAGATTCGCGGCGAAGTGCTTCGCGCCGTGCGCGAGCAGTTCCGCGAACTCGGCTGTTCTGAAATCAACACGCCGAAAATCGTGGCGACGGGAACCGAGGGCGGAACGGAACTGTTCCCAATCACGTACTTCGGTGAGGAAGCGTTCATGAACCAGTCGCCACAGCTGTTCAAACAGCTGATGGTCGGCAGTGGTCTGGAGCGCGTCTTCGAAATCGGCCCGATTTTCCGCGCCGAAGAGCACAACACGCCGCGCCACCTGAACGAGGCGACCAGCATCGACTTCGAGAGCGCGTTCTACGACCACACCGAAGCGATGGACGCCTGCGAATCGGTCGTCAAAGCGGCCTATGAAGCAGTCGCCGAGAACTGCCAAGACGAACTCGACGCACTCGGCGTCGAGTTCGAAGTGCCAGAGGGCGACTTCCCACGTCTCACCTACGAGGAGGCAATCGAGCGAATCAACGCGACGGGCGAACTGGACGAGATGCTCGTCTGGGGCGACGACCTGCCGACCGAGGGCGAGAAAGCGCTCGGAGAAGACGTTGGAACCCACTACTTCATCACGGATTGGCCGAGCGAAATCAAACCGTTCTACATCAAAGACCACGACGGCGACGAGGAACTCTCGACCGGGTTCGACATGATGCACCCGCGTATGGAACTCGTCTCCGGTGGTCAGCGTGAACACCGCTACGAGCGACTCGTGGACGGCTTCGAACAGCAGGGACTCGACCCCGAAGCGTTCGACTACTATACGAAGATGTTCAAATACGGCATGCCGCCGCACGCCGGATGGGGACTCGGTGGCGAGCGTCTCATCATGACGATGCTCGGTCTGGACAACATTCGCGAAGCGGTGTTGTTCCCGCGCGACCGACAGCGACTCTCGCCGTAG
- a CDS encoding pantoate kinase, with protein MSDEAGRAFVPGHVTGFFSIHEADDPKQAGSRGAGLTLSEGVTVTVEPAKEASIELNGEFAAVESGRRVLDALDVTARVSARTDLPLGAGFGVSGALALGTAFAANDAFDRGRSENELVTLAHGAEVKAGTGLGDVVAQARGGIPIRLEPGAPEYNRLDGIPMRTRIEYCSLGELSTAEVLSGRTDQLSKAGVESLVALVNEPTLDTFMNQSRIFAEETGLLTDEVREVIEDVHDAGGQASMAMLGETVFAIGTGLSDAGYDAETCETHHAGATLLD; from the coding sequence ATGAGCGACGAGGCAGGTCGCGCGTTCGTACCCGGACACGTCACGGGGTTTTTCAGCATCCACGAGGCAGACGACCCCAAACAGGCCGGGTCGCGTGGAGCAGGACTGACGCTTTCAGAAGGCGTAACTGTGACCGTCGAACCCGCAAAAGAGGCGAGCATTGAACTGAACGGGGAGTTTGCGGCGGTCGAATCCGGGCGACGAGTTCTCGACGCACTGGATGTAACGGCGCGAGTTTCGGCGCGAACCGACCTGCCGCTCGGCGCAGGATTCGGCGTTTCCGGCGCGCTCGCACTCGGAACTGCGTTCGCCGCGAACGATGCGTTCGACCGCGGACGGTCGGAAAACGAACTCGTAACGCTCGCACACGGGGCGGAAGTCAAAGCCGGTACCGGGCTTGGAGACGTGGTAGCACAGGCCCGCGGCGGAATCCCAATCCGACTCGAACCCGGCGCACCGGAGTACAACCGCCTCGACGGTATTCCGATGCGAACACGAATCGAATACTGCTCGCTCGGCGAACTTTCGACCGCCGAGGTGCTTTCGGGAAGAACCGACCAACTTTCGAAGGCAGGCGTGGAGTCTCTCGTCGCGCTGGTGAACGAACCGACGCTGGACACGTTTATGAACCAATCAAGGATTTTCGCCGAGGAAACCGGCCTGCTCACGGACGAAGTGCGCGAGGTAATCGAGGACGTCCACGATGCCGGAGGACAGGCCTCGATGGCCATGCTCGGCGAAACCGTGTTCGCCATCGGAACTGGGCTTTCCGATGCGGGATACGACGCAGAAACCTGCGAAACCCACCACGCCGGAGCGACACTGCTGGACTGA
- a CDS encoding 4-phosphopantoate--beta-alanine ligase — MTDEVEIPEDHPRYQSLLTRHRIEEGVEKGITSKQGLIAEGRGESFDYLLGEETLPSADEAERAASAQLLLAEHAVLSVNGNVAALVPGEIVELAEATGADIEVNLFNRTDERMQAIADHLREHGAEEVKGLTADARIPGLEHERGKVDEDGIYSADVVLVPLEDGDRAEALAEMGKTELVIDLNPLSRSPRTAAIPIIDNIMRAVPNMTAHARNLADASPDELKAIVEGFDRETALKEAENAIRDI, encoded by the coding sequence ATGACCGACGAGGTGGAGATTCCGGAAGATCATCCGCGCTACCAATCGCTTCTCACGCGCCATCGAATCGAGGAGGGTGTCGAAAAAGGCATCACGAGCAAACAGGGCCTCATCGCGGAGGGCCGCGGCGAGTCGTTCGACTACTTGTTGGGGGAAGAAACCCTTCCGAGTGCGGACGAAGCGGAACGGGCGGCGTCAGCCCAACTGCTTCTCGCGGAGCACGCCGTTCTCTCCGTGAATGGAAACGTCGCGGCGCTGGTTCCCGGCGAAATCGTAGAACTCGCCGAAGCGACGGGCGCGGACATCGAAGTGAACCTGTTCAATCGCACGGACGAGCGGATGCAGGCTATCGCCGACCATCTGCGCGAACACGGTGCCGAGGAGGTCAAAGGACTCACCGCGGACGCCCGAATCCCCGGCTTGGAACACGAACGCGGAAAGGTGGACGAGGACGGAATCTACAGCGCGGACGTAGTGTTGGTTCCGCTGGAAGACGGTGACCGCGCCGAGGCGCTCGCCGAAATGGGGAAGACGGAACTCGTCATCGACCTGAATCCACTCTCGCGCTCGCCGCGAACCGCCGCGATTCCGATTATCGACAACATCATGCGAGCGGTGCCGAACATGACCGCCCACGCGCGCAACCTTGCCGATGCGTCTCCTGACGAACTGAAAGCGATTGTCGAAGGTTTCGACCGCGAGACGGCGCTGAAAGAAGCGGAAAACGCGATTCGAGATATTTAG
- a CDS encoding digeranylgeranylglycerophospholipid reductase, which translates to MTEHFDVVVAGAGPAGAQCARDLAQRGHDVVVLEVEGEDEFPKQSNKSTAGTFSSMMAAFGIPDDVVMNYTDNVVLESPNEHFVQEQPGAVLEFADFKRFLVEDSREEGAEYWFNSRVSKPIMEGNDIVGVRHSGNHEVYGDIIIDATGPSAPLAKSLGVSNLKREKQAIGIEYELEGVDMDCDGYADLTDAMMLRLDHELAPGGYSWIFHTGEDTAKVGLCYIQNESHHDYAKEGMGIDDYMQYWLDNDPRFESAERIAGKQHRGSAHIQMPGGLSTDNFMAIGDTVPTVDPLWGEGIHTGMKSGRAAAITADRCFMTAESDTSADKMSIYNKLWHGDVAPQMRTRLLMTQLLYLAENERYDTLVRDLKRIGDDVRSKANSGKILGILELLHWEDIPLLKRFVKEQLPV; encoded by the coding sequence ATGACCGAGCATTTCGACGTCGTCGTTGCCGGTGCTGGCCCTGCCGGTGCGCAGTGCGCGCGGGATTTGGCCCAGCGCGGGCACGACGTGGTCGTCCTCGAAGTCGAGGGCGAAGACGAATTCCCGAAACAGAGCAACAAATCCACTGCGGGAACGTTCTCCTCGATGATGGCCGCGTTCGGGATTCCAGACGATGTGGTGATGAACTACACCGACAACGTCGTCCTCGAATCGCCGAACGAACATTTCGTGCAAGAACAGCCCGGAGCAGTCCTCGAATTCGCTGACTTCAAGCGATTTTTGGTCGAGGATAGTCGAGAAGAGGGGGCCGAATACTGGTTCAACTCGCGCGTCTCGAAGCCCATCATGGAGGGCAACGACATCGTCGGCGTTCGACACAGCGGGAATCACGAAGTGTACGGCGACATCATCATCGACGCGACCGGCCCGAGTGCGCCCCTCGCAAAGAGCCTCGGCGTGAGCAACCTCAAACGGGAAAAGCAGGCTATCGGCATCGAGTACGAACTGGAAGGCGTCGATATGGATTGTGACGGCTACGCAGACCTCACGGACGCGATGATGCTCCGCCTCGACCACGAACTCGCGCCGGGCGGATACTCGTGGATTTTCCACACCGGGGAAGACACCGCGAAGGTCGGCCTCTGTTACATCCAGAACGAGAGCCACCACGATTACGCGAAGGAGGGCATGGGCATCGACGACTACATGCAATACTGGCTCGACAACGACCCACGATTCGAGAGTGCCGAGCGAATCGCGGGCAAACAGCACCGCGGGTCGGCACACATCCAGATGCCGGGCGGCCTCAGCACGGACAACTTCATGGCAATCGGGGATACGGTTCCGACCGTCGACCCGCTCTGGGGCGAGGGAATCCATACGGGTATGAAATCCGGCCGCGCCGCCGCGATAACCGCCGACCGTTGTTTCATGACCGCCGAATCCGACACCTCCGCCGACAAGATGTCCATCTACAACAAACTCTGGCACGGCGACGTTGCCCCGCAAATGCGCACCCGTCTGCTCATGACGCAACTGCTCTACCTCGCCGAAAACGAACGCTACGATACGCTGGTTCGTGACCTGAAACGAATCGGCGACGATGTGCGAAGCAAAGCAAATTCCGGGAAGATTCTCGGTATCTTGGAACTGCTTCACTGGGAGGACATTCCACTGCTGAAGCGATTCGTCAAAGAACAACTTCCTGTCTGA
- a CDS encoding 2-oxoacid:ferredoxin oxidoreductase subunit beta has translation MSSDVRFTDFKSDKQPTWCPGCGDFGTMNGMMKALAETGNDPDNTFVVAGIGCSGKIGTFMHSYAIHGVHGRALPVGTGVKLANPDLEVMVAGGDGDGYSIGAGHFIHAVRRNVDMSYVVMDNRIYGLTKGQASPTSREDFETSTTPEGPKQPPVNPLALALSAGATFIAQSFSTDARRHAEIVQKAIEHDGFGFVNVFSPCVTFNDVDTYDYFRDAIVDLADEDHDSNDYDAAKEKILDADKEYQGVIYQDEDSVPYSELHGIEGNMSEIPDGAPEDAMDLVREFY, from the coding sequence ATGAGCTCAGACGTTCGATTCACCGACTTCAAGTCGGACAAACAGCCCACGTGGTGCCCCGGTTGCGGGGACTTCGGGACGATGAACGGGATGATGAAAGCGCTCGCCGAAACCGGCAACGACCCGGACAACACGTTCGTGGTCGCCGGTATCGGCTGTTCCGGTAAAATCGGGACGTTCATGCACTCCTACGCCATCCACGGCGTTCACGGACGTGCGCTTCCCGTCGGAACGGGCGTCAAACTCGCCAACCCAGACCTCGAAGTGATGGTCGCGGGCGGCGACGGTGACGGTTACTCCATCGGTGCTGGTCACTTCATCCACGCGGTTCGCCGCAACGTGGACATGTCCTACGTGGTCATGGACAACCGCATCTACGGCTTGACGAAGGGACAGGCATCCCCGACCAGCCGCGAAGACTTCGAGACGAGCACGACGCCGGAAGGCCCGAAACAGCCGCCGGTCAACCCGCTCGCCCTCGCGCTCTCCGCCGGTGCGACGTTTATCGCCCAGTCGTTCTCGACTGATGCGCGTCGTCACGCCGAAATCGTGCAGAAGGCAATCGAGCACGACGGCTTCGGCTTCGTAAACGTCTTCTCGCCGTGTGTCACGTTCAACGACGTGGACACCTACGACTACTTCCGCGACGCTATCGTTGACCTCGCGGACGAAGACCACGACTCGAACGACTACGACGCCGCAAAGGAGAAAATCCTCGACGCGGACAAGGAGTACCAAGGCGTCATCTATCAGGACGAGGATAGTGTTCCGTACAGCGAACTCCACGGTATCGAGGGCAACATGTCCGAGATTCCCGACGGTGCGCCCGAGGACGCGATGGACCTCGTGCGCGAGTTCTACTGA
- a CDS encoding 2-oxoacid:acceptor oxidoreductase subunit alpha, translated as MMQDLNWAIGGEAGDGIDSTGKIFAQALSRAGRHVFTSKDFASRIRGGYTAYKIRSSTDQVESVVDRLDILVALTQRTIDENLDELHEDSVIIYDGERTEMEDVDIPGEMIGLSVPLRRLAEDAGGAIMQNTVALGAACEVAQFPIENLDSALDKKFGAKGEAIVENNKEAARLGEEYVQEEYDHDFAYDIETTDNDYVLLNGDEAIGMGALAAGCRFYSGYPITPATNVMEYLMGRIQHFGGTVVQAEDELSAINMALGAARAGARSMTATSGPGIDLMTETFGLVAQSETPLVIVDVMRSGPSTGMPTKQEQGDLNMTLYGGHGEIPRFVVAPTTVSECFQKTIEAFNFAEKYQTPVFLLADLAMAVTEQTFSPEEFDMDAVEVDRGKIVDENDIEAWTDEQGRFQPHFPTADGISPRAFPGTTGGAHMSTGLEHNSLGRRTEDTETRVEQVDKRNRKVETAEEKEDLSPREFGDSDSDTLVISWGSNEGPMREALGFLEDDDVSVRFLSVPYIFPRPDLTEDVEAADEVIVVECNETGQFANVIEHDTLTRVERINKYNGIRFKADELADEIKAKLGEEVTA; from the coding sequence GTGATGCAAGACCTGAACTGGGCCATCGGCGGCGAAGCCGGCGATGGAATCGATTCGACCGGGAAAATTTTCGCGCAGGCACTCTCCCGCGCGGGGCGACACGTCTTCACGTCGAAGGACTTCGCGTCCCGTATCCGAGGAGGATACACCGCGTACAAAATCCGGTCGTCTACGGACCAAGTCGAGAGCGTCGTCGATAGATTGGACATTCTCGTGGCGCTCACCCAGCGGACGATAGACGAGAACTTAGACGAACTGCACGAAGACAGCGTCATTATCTACGACGGGGAGCGCACGGAAATGGAAGACGTGGACATCCCCGGTGAGATGATCGGGCTGTCCGTTCCGCTTCGCCGACTCGCCGAAGATGCTGGCGGTGCCATCATGCAGAACACAGTCGCACTCGGCGCGGCCTGTGAAGTGGCGCAGTTCCCAATCGAGAATCTCGACAGCGCACTGGACAAGAAGTTCGGTGCCAAGGGAGAGGCAATCGTCGAGAACAACAAAGAAGCCGCCCGTCTCGGCGAAGAGTACGTGCAAGAGGAGTACGACCACGACTTCGCCTACGACATCGAGACGACGGACAACGACTACGTCCTACTCAACGGTGACGAGGCAATCGGTATGGGCGCTCTTGCCGCCGGATGCCGATTCTACTCGGGCTACCCCATCACTCCCGCGACCAACGTGATGGAGTACCTCATGGGTCGTATCCAGCACTTCGGCGGCACCGTGGTACAGGCCGAAGACGAACTGTCCGCCATCAACATGGCGCTCGGCGCGGCACGCGCAGGAGCGCGCTCGATGACGGCCACGTCCGGCCCTGGTATCGACCTGATGACCGAGACGTTCGGCCTCGTCGCACAGAGCGAGACGCCGCTCGTCATCGTTGACGTGATGCGCTCCGGCCCATCGACCGGGATGCCGACCAAGCAAGAGCAGGGCGACCTGAACATGACGCTGTACGGCGGTCACGGCGAGATTCCTCGATTCGTCGTCGCACCGACGACCGTCTCGGAGTGTTTCCAGAAGACCATCGAAGCGTTCAACTTCGCCGAGAAGTATCAGACGCCGGTGTTCCTGCTGGCCGACCTCGCAATGGCGGTCACGGAACAGACGTTCTCCCCCGAGGAGTTCGACATGGACGCCGTCGAAGTTGACCGCGGCAAAATCGTGGACGAGAACGACATCGAGGCGTGGACGGACGAACAGGGTCGTTTTCAACCGCACTTCCCGACCGCGGACGGAATCAGCCCACGTGCCTTCCCCGGAACGACGGGTGGCGCACACATGTCCACCGGTTTGGAACACAACTCGCTCGGTCGCCGTACCGAGGACACGGAAACCCGCGTCGAGCAGGTTGACAAGCGAAACCGCAAGGTCGAGACGGCCGAGGAAAAAGAAGACCTGAGTCCCCGCGAGTTCGGTGACTCGGATTCGGATACGCTCGTCATCTCGTGGGGTTCGAACGAAGGGCCGATGCGCGAAGCCCTCGGCTTCCTCGAAGACGACGACGTCAGCGTTCGATTCCTCTCGGTCCCGTACATCTTCCCGCGTCCCGACCTGACAGAAGACGTAGAGGCCGCGGACGAGGTCATCGTGGTCGAGTGTAACGAGACGGGGCAGTTCGCCAACGTCATCGAGCACGACACCCTTACCCGCGTCGAGCGAATTAACAAGTACAATGGAATCCGGTTCAAGGCAGACGAACTGGCCGACGAAATCAAGGCGAAACTCGGAGAGGAGGTAACAGCATGA
- a CDS encoding FAD-dependent oxidoreductase, translating into MEGTEIIVRAVRTVGNNTIALELESPAKFDAQPGQFVQVRGEVDGEEITRHYTLSSPDTDGTFEITVGIDPDGDLSPWLAELESGDTVSVDGPFGRSYYEGEESVVVLAGGPGVGPAVGIAERAIADGGEAVVIYQDDDPAHEERLRELEAAGATVVVTATPLAEGEEVTDALESASGQLFVYGFADFLEEANTVLTATGHEPDDAKSENFG; encoded by the coding sequence ATGGAAGGCACCGAAATTATCGTGCGAGCGGTACGAACGGTCGGCAACAACACGATTGCACTCGAACTGGAGTCTCCGGCAAAATTCGACGCCCAACCGGGACAGTTCGTGCAGGTTCGCGGCGAAGTAGATGGCGAGGAAATCACGCGCCACTACACGCTCTCGTCGCCGGACACCGACGGGACGTTCGAAATTACGGTCGGCATCGACCCCGACGGCGATTTGAGTCCGTGGCTCGCGGAACTGGAATCGGGAGACACCGTCTCCGTCGATGGCCCGTTCGGCCGGTCGTACTACGAAGGAGAAGAAAGCGTCGTCGTCCTCGCGGGCGGGCCGGGCGTCGGACCAGCCGTCGGCATCGCAGAACGCGCGATTGCCGACGGCGGCGAGGCCGTGGTCATCTATCAGGACGACGACCCGGCGCACGAAGAGCGCCTTCGGGAACTCGAAGCCGCGGGTGCAACAGTCGTAGTGACCGCCACACCGCTGGCCGAGGGCGAGGAAGTGACGGACGCACTTGAAAGCGCGTCAGGGCAACTGTTCGTCTACGGCTTCGCCGATTTCTTGGAGGAGGCAAATACAGTGCTGACGGCGACCGGTCACGAGCCAGATGACGCCAAAAGTGAAAATTTCGGCTAA